Proteins encoded together in one Verrucomicrobiota bacterium window:
- a CDS encoding sulfatase produces the protein MNAKLSGFFVTLAVPFFIATGLYAGVRQPNVVVILIDDMGWADSSTYGSTYYETPNLTRLAEEGMVFTNAYAASPLCSPTRASIMSGQHPSRLRMTQAVTPKDVFEPVALPPANKAYCGVVENRNHLPLDIVTLPEALKEKDYLTAHIGKWHLVPLINGWKDYDERYSAEEHGFDFVIGGQQLPGPPDYYSPYQNGIKNLSPGAEGEYLNERLAEESINWIRSVENSDQPFFLNLWHYAVHGPIIPNKALLPKYEALRDPNANQRLPEMGTMLESLDNSLGILLDWLDLPENLELKENTVIFLTSDNGGVTHRDLEGDPWTSNRPLRGGKASTYEGGVRVPWIVSWPGHIEPGTVCDTPVQSVDIYPTVLELANVSLDRSQPIDGQSIVPLLNGDSMDRQPVFTHFPHLFGHLSAPSTSVRLDDWKLIRFHHAGANAASDAFELFNLKLDPYEAIELSTYYPEKVLELNLLIDEHLQATDALLPIRNNNFQGNPRKSRTNPKKAPRRPKKLYLAESAIQTNEAGERQVQLLDEYGQPRKTNALVLEGDDWVRVESRTDGVVNITWDTPPADASARVLFGWKGGATSWEINDWTMAPSELLLGPSVEPVVSDHKPAQQAAFNESQPLRWSEGFNSDFSNPYVTGSFGHQFGVRSPGVITDGSLMGVEGDGFAALNTRRMDIDGAPMQIGGMDLNLGTVRAADVTYIFTGKFGWRYGPVSAARDLVIFDRLTGFLIDGERAPSMEVPAFNFGDARQSRLDSFSFKYTTTEGDVGKRIGLRLRLADLNKESGLTQLLADDWVVLATTER, from the coding sequence ATGAACGCAAAACTTAGTGGATTTTTTGTCACACTCGCCGTGCCCTTTTTTATTGCTACGGGACTGTATGCGGGCGTTCGGCAACCCAATGTGGTCGTGATCTTGATTGACGACATGGGATGGGCCGACAGCTCGACCTATGGATCGACTTACTACGAAACCCCGAATCTTACTCGTTTGGCTGAGGAGGGTATGGTGTTCACGAATGCCTATGCCGCGAGTCCTTTGTGCTCGCCAACACGTGCGAGTATAATGTCAGGGCAGCATCCTTCACGATTGCGGATGACACAGGCAGTCACTCCTAAGGACGTTTTTGAACCGGTGGCTTTACCGCCTGCGAACAAAGCGTATTGCGGGGTAGTGGAGAATCGCAATCACCTGCCTCTTGATATAGTCACTCTACCGGAAGCTTTGAAGGAAAAGGACTATCTGACTGCACATATTGGAAAATGGCATCTTGTTCCTTTGATCAATGGCTGGAAAGATTACGACGAGAGGTACAGCGCGGAGGAGCACGGATTTGATTTTGTGATCGGTGGTCAACAGCTTCCGGGACCTCCAGACTACTATTCACCCTATCAGAACGGAATCAAGAATCTGAGCCCTGGAGCGGAGGGAGAGTATCTCAACGAGCGTTTGGCTGAAGAGTCGATCAATTGGATTCGTTCGGTTGAGAATAGTGATCAGCCGTTTTTCCTGAATCTGTGGCATTATGCAGTGCATGGTCCAATTATTCCGAATAAGGCCCTATTGCCCAAATACGAGGCTCTCCGAGATCCCAATGCGAACCAACGGTTGCCGGAAATGGGGACTATGCTCGAGAGTCTGGATAACAGTCTTGGCATCTTGCTAGACTGGCTCGACTTACCAGAAAACCTTGAGTTAAAGGAGAATACGGTGATCTTCTTGACCTCCGATAACGGTGGAGTGACTCACAGAGACTTGGAAGGGGATCCATGGACTTCAAATCGCCCTTTGCGAGGCGGTAAAGCGAGTACTTACGAAGGCGGTGTTCGCGTGCCTTGGATCGTTAGTTGGCCTGGACATATTGAACCAGGCACAGTTTGTGACACTCCTGTTCAGTCGGTTGACATCTATCCGACGGTATTGGAACTCGCTAACGTTAGTCTGGATAGGAGCCAGCCAATAGACGGTCAGAGCATTGTGCCATTGTTGAATGGAGATTCGATGGATCGCCAACCGGTCTTTACTCATTTTCCTCATTTATTTGGACATCTAAGCGCACCGTCGACTTCGGTACGCTTGGATGACTGGAAATTGATACGCTTTCATCATGCCGGAGCCAACGCCGCGTCCGATGCGTTTGAGTTATTCAACCTGAAGCTGGACCCCTATGAGGCAATTGAACTTTCGACTTATTATCCTGAAAAAGTCTTGGAGTTGAATCTCTTGATTGATGAGCATTTGCAAGCGACTGATGCTTTGTTGCCGATACGAAACAACAACTTTCAAGGTAACCCACGAAAATCGCGCACCAACCCAAAAAAAGCACCGAGACGTCCGAAAAAATTGTATCTCGCTGAGTCCGCAATCCAGACTAACGAAGCTGGTGAGCGACAAGTGCAGTTATTAGACGAGTATGGACAGCCGAGAAAAACAAATGCACTTGTCCTTGAAGGGGATGACTGGGTGCGCGTCGAGAGTCGGACGGACGGTGTTGTAAATATCACTTGGGACACTCCGCCTGCTGATGCATCAGCAAGAGTTCTGTTTGGTTGGAAAGGGGGTGCTACTTCGTGGGAAATCAACGACTGGACGATGGCTCCCTCTGAGTTGCTACTCGGCCCTTCGGTTGAACCAGTTGTTTCTGACCACAAACCAGCTCAGCAAGCGGCGTTTAATGAAAGTCAGCCCTTGCGTTGGTCGGAGGGATTCAATTCTGATTTTTCAAACCCGTATGTTACGGGGAGTTTCGGCCACCAGTTTGGAGTACGGTCTCCGGGTGTTATTACGGATGGTAGTCTAATGGGCGTAGAGGGAGATGGCTTTGCTGCGTTGAACACCAGGAGAATGGACATAGATGGAGCTCCTATGCAAATTGGAGGCATGGATCTAAATCTCGGCACCGTTAGAGCGGCCGACGTGACTTACATATTTACAGGAAAGTTTGGCTGGCGCTATGGTCCGGTCTCCGCCGCTAGGGACTTAGTTATATTTGACCGTTTGACCGGCTTTTTGATTGATGGGGAGAGGGCTCCTTCGATGGAAGTGCCTGCTTTCAATTTCGGTGACGCTAGGCAGAGCCGATTGGATTCCTTCAGCTTTAAATACACAACTACTGAAGGAGACGTTGGCAAACGTATTGGGTTGCGCCTGCGCTTGGCCGATTTGAACAAAGAGAGTGGTTTGACGCAGTTGTTAGCGGATGACTGGGTAGTTTTAGCGACGACTGAACGATGA
- a CDS encoding sulfatase-like hydrolase/transferase has protein sequence MNTRPNILFINLDQLRYDSLGFTGHPFVKTPNIDKLASGGIQFDSAYTPLPSCCPSRQCLITGVMPEQHGGMWNYGGGGSLPIPSIDPNRDMWLRLLQGAGYRTAYFGKWHVHPDLDPTAFGFDSFEDPPNDNYETPHKAVKHVIENNPWPEFPIGYYETLPFEECHTHVLARDCIETIKTLSDDGAPWHIRLDFSEPHLPCVPAEPFASMYPPETIPPWENFDESFDGKPYIQKQQLRNWKLEDWSWKEWSVYLSGYLGIISQVDDAIGRVVETLENHDLRKDTLIIFTTDHGDAAGSHRQIDKHYVMYEEETHVPLVLNWDGVINPNTTCNDFLSHFLDLPVTLLDLLELPVPRSFQGRSFLPQLCGKKAKNPRRFAFSTYNGQQFGLFCQRMIRDQNYKYVWNATDVDECYDLVKDPFEMNNLAAENEDSELCRCYRRNLYEVFSDLNDPLVTGFWNKRYLTSQP, from the coding sequence ATGAATACGCGTCCGAATATCTTGTTCATTAACCTAGATCAGCTGCGTTATGATTCTCTTGGGTTTACGGGGCATCCTTTTGTAAAAACACCTAACATCGACAAGTTAGCGTCCGGTGGTATACAGTTTGATTCAGCATACACGCCACTACCGAGTTGTTGTCCTTCGAGACAGTGTTTGATTACTGGTGTAATGCCCGAGCAGCACGGTGGTATGTGGAATTACGGAGGAGGTGGTTCGCTGCCTATCCCTTCAATAGATCCGAACCGCGATATGTGGTTGCGTCTACTGCAAGGGGCTGGTTATCGCACCGCATATTTTGGAAAGTGGCACGTGCATCCTGACCTCGATCCGACAGCTTTCGGCTTCGATAGTTTCGAAGATCCTCCGAATGATAACTATGAAACGCCACACAAGGCGGTAAAGCATGTCATTGAGAACAATCCATGGCCTGAGTTTCCTATCGGGTATTACGAGACTCTGCCGTTTGAAGAGTGTCATACACATGTTCTGGCAAGAGATTGTATAGAAACGATAAAGACACTTTCAGACGATGGAGCACCTTGGCATATTCGGTTGGACTTTTCGGAGCCACATCTGCCATGCGTGCCAGCTGAGCCTTTTGCTTCGATGTATCCGCCTGAGACGATACCTCCATGGGAAAATTTCGATGAGAGTTTTGATGGCAAGCCATACATTCAGAAGCAGCAGTTACGAAACTGGAAACTGGAAGATTGGAGTTGGAAAGAGTGGTCAGTTTATCTCTCCGGCTACCTTGGTATTATTTCTCAAGTGGATGATGCAATTGGAAGGGTCGTAGAAACTCTAGAGAATCATGATTTGCGAAAGGATACTTTGATCATCTTTACCACGGACCACGGTGATGCCGCGGGCAGTCATCGGCAGATTGACAAGCACTACGTTATGTACGAAGAGGAGACGCATGTTCCTCTGGTTCTCAACTGGGATGGTGTCATAAATCCTAATACAACGTGTAATGACTTCCTGAGTCATTTTTTAGATCTACCAGTCACTTTGCTTGATCTTCTAGAGTTGCCGGTGCCGAGGTCTTTCCAAGGTCGAAGTTTTCTACCCCAACTGTGCGGAAAGAAGGCTAAGAATCCTCGCCGTTTTGCCTTTAGCACTTACAACGGTCAGCAGTTTGGCTTGTTTTGCCAACGTATGATCCGCGATCAGAACTATAAATATGTTTGGAATGCGACGGACGTGGACGAATGCTATGACCTCGTAAAGGATCCATTCGAAATGAACAATCTTGCAGCAGAGAATGAAGATTCGGAGCTCTGTCGATGCTATCGAAGGAACCTTTATGAAGTGTTTTCTGATTTGAATGATCCATTGGTGACGGGCTTCTGGAACAAGCGGTACCTTACGAGTCAGCCCTAG
- a CDS encoding glycosyl hydrolase, translated as MKFENLDTLFQQWLDPSVEFRGKPFWSWNGKLEKEELCYQIDVMKEMGMGGFFMHARTGLETEYLGQEWFDLINTCAEYAKGLGLEAWIYDEDRWPSGLAGGIVSKHPEFRQKAILLEVDPEGEGEQVIAEFDCDLDGAVCTNLGSGNKTIRFSVVEQGKSGFYNGFTYVDTMNREATEAFLHCTHERYAKECGRLLGKSIKGVFTDEPHRGALLDGFSMYMENGGMTVPYTQKLFQEFKARFGYDLIPKLPELFLQVNGKRISPVKWNFVELLQQLFLENFAIPCGEWCEKHNLVLTGHVLHEDNLTAQTAMSGSVMRYYEYMGAPGVDILGKDNLNYWVVKQLRSAARQTGKTHLLSELYGCTGWELPFSGHKAIGDWQTLLGINFRCHHLSWYTMRGEAKRDYPASILHQSPWYREYSHVEDYFARFGLMMTQGDPICDLLVLNPVESFWAQIHLGWSKELELQNSHMRALERNYQTLSTWLLESQIDFDYGDESMLSKMGRVEDGALEVGLARYKVVLISGVETIRSSTVALLDQFVAAGGSVVIAGDAPTHVDACESSVFQSNLGGYKHVAFTKSDVLAVVPKALATVAAPNVFGQLRAVNSGLIFAALSVNREDRLKQVTVRIQTDLPISEWDCTSGEVARVDSTKEEGWQVFKTDFPVGGQKLWVAHSYEPPVARCSLQPLRDDAFDATVDGPFDYSLMEPNICVLDFASYRIDGKDSLDETEVLKIDQQVRDAHSVMRRGGAMLQPWYVAQKPIKELCHLNLSYSFEIDVMPEWVDLVIEEPERFKVEVNDQILDLSNSKRWIDIAFHRFRIPARALRVGENSIVLRTRYTENSNVEAVYLLGDFAVQLEGVKRRLSSIPKRISVGDLCIQGFPFYSGSIRYRFPLPEGTSHIRLPEFGGACAKINGQVVGWDPYEAEVSGATVEVEVVVDRHNTFGPLHDREQNRYWNSPALWVTEGDEFDPSPVLHPSGLLAAPMIACK; from the coding sequence ATGAAGTTTGAAAACCTAGATACTCTTTTTCAGCAGTGGTTGGATCCCTCAGTAGAATTTCGGGGTAAGCCCTTCTGGAGCTGGAACGGTAAGTTGGAGAAAGAGGAGTTATGCTACCAGATCGATGTGATGAAGGAAATGGGTATGGGGGGCTTTTTCATGCACGCTCGTACCGGTCTCGAAACAGAGTATCTTGGTCAGGAATGGTTTGATCTGATCAACACCTGTGCGGAATATGCAAAAGGTCTTGGTCTCGAGGCGTGGATTTACGACGAGGATCGGTGGCCTTCAGGGCTTGCGGGCGGAATCGTATCAAAGCACCCCGAGTTTCGACAGAAGGCTATTCTACTAGAGGTTGATCCTGAGGGAGAGGGTGAACAGGTTATTGCCGAGTTTGATTGTGATCTCGATGGAGCGGTTTGCACTAATTTAGGTTCCGGTAATAAGACGATCCGCTTCTCGGTGGTCGAACAGGGTAAGTCGGGTTTTTATAATGGCTTCACTTACGTAGATACAATGAACCGCGAGGCGACTGAAGCCTTTCTGCACTGCACTCACGAGAGGTACGCGAAGGAGTGTGGCAGGCTGCTCGGGAAGTCCATTAAGGGAGTTTTTACTGACGAACCTCATCGTGGTGCGCTGCTGGATGGGTTCTCAATGTATATGGAGAATGGCGGAATGACCGTTCCTTACACGCAGAAGCTGTTTCAAGAGTTTAAAGCACGTTTTGGTTATGACCTTATCCCGAAGTTACCTGAGCTGTTTCTGCAGGTAAATGGTAAGCGGATTTCACCAGTGAAGTGGAATTTTGTTGAATTACTGCAGCAGCTTTTTCTGGAGAATTTCGCAATTCCTTGCGGTGAGTGGTGCGAAAAGCACAATCTTGTTTTAACTGGGCACGTTTTACATGAAGACAATCTCACAGCCCAGACTGCAATGTCAGGATCGGTGATGCGCTATTACGAGTATATGGGCGCACCAGGAGTAGATATTTTAGGTAAGGACAACCTAAATTACTGGGTCGTAAAACAACTTAGATCGGCGGCACGTCAAACCGGTAAGACACATCTTCTCTCTGAGCTTTACGGGTGCACGGGTTGGGAATTACCGTTTTCTGGCCACAAAGCGATAGGGGATTGGCAGACACTACTAGGCATCAATTTTCGCTGTCATCATCTGTCGTGGTATACGATGCGAGGCGAGGCTAAGCGTGATTATCCAGCTAGTATCTTGCACCAATCGCCATGGTATAGAGAATATTCTCACGTCGAAGACTATTTTGCCCGTTTCGGATTAATGATGACTCAGGGTGATCCGATCTGTGATCTACTTGTACTTAATCCCGTCGAGAGTTTTTGGGCACAGATTCATCTTGGCTGGTCCAAAGAATTGGAGTTGCAGAACTCGCATATGAGAGCTTTGGAAAGGAACTACCAAACTCTTTCTACTTGGTTACTGGAATCTCAAATTGATTTCGACTATGGAGATGAATCGATGCTCTCGAAAATGGGCAGAGTAGAGGATGGCGCACTAGAAGTTGGGCTTGCCAGATATAAGGTAGTTCTGATTTCAGGTGTCGAAACGATCCGCTCGTCCACTGTTGCATTGTTAGATCAATTTGTTGCCGCCGGTGGTAGTGTAGTCATTGCTGGAGACGCACCCACACATGTAGACGCTTGTGAATCATCAGTTTTCCAGTCGAATCTCGGTGGCTACAAGCACGTTGCCTTCACGAAGTCAGACGTTTTGGCCGTTGTGCCGAAAGCCCTTGCGACTGTCGCTGCGCCCAACGTTTTCGGCCAACTGCGTGCGGTGAATAGTGGTCTAATATTTGCCGCTTTGAGTGTGAACCGGGAGGACCGACTTAAGCAGGTAACCGTTCGCATCCAGACGGATTTACCAATATCAGAATGGGATTGCACAAGCGGTGAAGTAGCAAGAGTGGACTCGACAAAAGAGGAAGGCTGGCAGGTCTTTAAGACCGACTTCCCGGTTGGGGGTCAGAAACTTTGGGTAGCTCACTCTTATGAACCGCCTGTGGCGAGGTGTTCTTTGCAGCCTCTTCGTGACGATGCATTTGATGCGACCGTTGACGGTCCTTTTGACTATTCTCTGATGGAGCCAAATATTTGTGTGCTCGATTTCGCTTCCTACCGGATCGATGGTAAGGATTCGCTAGACGAGACTGAAGTTCTCAAAATTGACCAGCAGGTCCGCGATGCGCATTCCGTTATGCGACGAGGCGGAGCGATGCTTCAACCTTGGTATGTCGCTCAGAAACCGATTAAGGAGTTGTGTCATCTGAATCTGAGTTACTCTTTTGAGATCGACGTAATGCCTGAATGGGTAGACTTGGTTATCGAAGAACCTGAAAGATTTAAGGTCGAAGTTAATGATCAAATTCTTGATCTCTCCAATTCGAAGCGATGGATCGATATCGCATTTCACCGTTTCCGTATACCCGCTCGTGCTCTGCGGGTGGGCGAAAATTCGATTGTTTTGAGGACACGCTACACTGAAAATAGTAACGTGGAGGCAGTGTACTTGCTTGGTGATTTTGCCGTTCAACTTGAGGGTGTCAAAAGACGTTTGTCATCAATCCCTAAGAGAATCAGCGTCGGGGACTTATGCATTCAGGGTTTTCCGTTTTATTCCGGCTCGATCAGATATAGGTTTCCACTTCCGGAAGGGACGAGTCATATTCGCTTGCCGGAGTTTGGTGGTGCTTGTGCGAAGATTAATGGCCAAGTGGTTGGTTGGGACCCCTATGAAGCAGAGGTGTCAGGAGCGACTGTCGAAGTGGAGGTTGTTGTTGATCGGCATAATACTTTCGGACCTTTGCACGATAGGGAGCAGAATCGTTACTGGAACTCTCCGGCTCTATGGGTTACCGAGGGTGACGAGTTCGATCCTAGTCCTGTGCTGCATCCAAGTGGCCTGCTTGCTGCTCCAATGATTGCGTGTAAGTAG
- a CDS encoding MFS transporter has protein sequence MKEKLSWGLGGFSEQIAVNGLNNLFMPVFNIGLGLDSKLIGWAMTIPRFFDMISDPLVGNLSDNCRSRFGRRRPFILTGGILMALIFGVTYMVPPAMEQWAMFGYATVSCVLFYLAYTVYSVPYTALGLELTDDYDERAHIQKYRSIFNSMSAFALPWIYKMCLVVGNYSRDLIEQPEVAWYQKPLMVFAEMAADTSINVEVLGARYVAWGCALFIVCAILPVSFFVRERVRHESQGTIKLFESVKLVTKNKSFLLLCGMILLVITGMFFVNPLLMYLNIFYVHGGNKAAGATLSGMNGSVLAVAMLGSAFIVPLLVQVLDKKKVLLIGLLVGSVANLLNLFLVNPSFPYLQLITAAMLGFGLNCCWLLNGAFLADICDQDELDFGYRREGMFAAAFGFIVKLAFTVIGVALGYLLAIAGYEAGSDAMSAETITRLRFFLTFFPMGCLLIAAAIFKFYPLTRERIWEIQNELEVRHKGSGDSGTVG, from the coding sequence ATGAAAGAAAAGCTTTCTTGGGGCCTCGGTGGTTTCAGTGAACAGATTGCGGTGAACGGTTTGAACAACTTGTTCATGCCAGTTTTCAATATCGGTTTAGGGCTCGATTCCAAGTTGATTGGCTGGGCCATGACTATACCGCGGTTTTTCGACATGATCTCAGATCCTCTTGTTGGCAATTTGTCGGATAATTGCCGCAGTCGTTTCGGGCGTCGTCGGCCATTCATTTTGACGGGTGGCATACTAATGGCGTTGATATTTGGAGTGACTTACATGGTTCCGCCTGCGATGGAACAATGGGCGATGTTTGGTTATGCGACTGTGTCCTGCGTTTTGTTTTATTTAGCCTATACCGTATATTCTGTTCCATACACTGCTCTCGGTCTGGAGCTTACGGATGACTACGATGAGCGCGCGCACATCCAAAAATATCGCAGCATCTTCAATTCAATGTCTGCTTTTGCGCTGCCGTGGATATACAAGATGTGTTTAGTCGTTGGGAACTACTCTCGTGATTTAATCGAACAGCCGGAGGTGGCTTGGTATCAAAAACCGTTAATGGTTTTTGCTGAAATGGCTGCGGATACCTCGATCAACGTGGAGGTTTTGGGGGCGCGGTATGTTGCTTGGGGCTGCGCCCTGTTCATTGTATGTGCGATTCTCCCAGTATCGTTCTTTGTCAGAGAGCGCGTTCGGCACGAGAGTCAGGGAACGATCAAGCTTTTCGAGTCTGTAAAACTGGTAACAAAGAATAAGTCCTTCCTCTTACTGTGCGGAATGATTTTGCTGGTTATTACGGGGATGTTTTTCGTCAACCCGCTTTTGATGTACCTCAATATCTTTTATGTGCATGGAGGTAACAAAGCAGCGGGTGCAACGCTTTCCGGCATGAACGGCAGCGTGCTTGCTGTTGCAATGCTCGGAAGTGCTTTCATCGTTCCGCTTCTGGTTCAAGTCTTGGACAAAAAAAAGGTGCTTTTGATTGGGCTCCTAGTTGGATCTGTAGCGAATCTTCTAAATCTATTTTTGGTAAATCCGAGCTTCCCGTATCTGCAGTTGATTACTGCTGCGATGCTTGGTTTTGGACTTAATTGCTGCTGGCTGCTGAATGGTGCATTTCTCGCTGATATCTGTGATCAGGATGAGCTAGACTTTGGCTATCGTCGGGAGGGCATGTTTGCCGCAGCCTTCGGGTTCATTGTTAAGTTGGCATTTACCGTTATAGGTGTTGCTCTAGGCTATCTGCTTGCAATTGCCGGTTACGAGGCTGGTTCGGATGCAATGTCGGCAGAGACCATAACACGGTTACGTTTCTTTCTGACCTTTTTCCCTATGGGATGTCTGCTGATCGCAGCCGCCATTTTTAAGTTCTATCCGCTGACACGCGAACGTATCTGGGAAATTCAGAATGAACTAGAAGTGCGTCATAAAGGCTCTGGAGATTCAGGGACCGTTGGGTGA
- a CDS encoding sulfatase produces MIKPNILYILTDQMRSTAMGCAGVEKIKTPYLDQIASEGTRFTNAVCNTPSCAPSRGTIFTGLHALDHGVVNNELRVMNDGPSFAGALRDEGYKCGYIGKWHLDGGPRTGFTPPGPRRLGFDDYWAAANCTHNYMDGFYYNDEPEPVFIEGYEPIHQTDLAINYILEKGQDKDPFFLVLSIGSPHDPYREMPENLLDRFPSEAVELMETNSVYVPNEILQAKKEALAGYYAHIESLDEQIARLEGVLKEQGLYENTIVVFTSDHGDMLGNHEQYYKSQPWRESVGIPLLMRWPGHIPAGRVTDAPISLIELTSSLIALAGCEIPESMQGDELSDLILGDESAAPDSVFINFPVNVHCIPSPPFRGVVTRTHTYAETVEGPWLLFDDKADPFQKNNLITWINRDDAEVVALQKAMHEKLRFWLGRTGDTFEDGDTINDRFQPGHVGGVLPLAPRPDYFPEGRGGPTAGV; encoded by the coding sequence ATGATAAAACCAAATATTTTATACATATTAACTGACCAAATGCGCTCGACTGCGATGGGGTGCGCGGGCGTGGAAAAGATAAAGACGCCGTACTTAGACCAGATTGCATCAGAAGGTACGCGTTTTACGAATGCCGTTTGCAACACGCCGTCTTGCGCGCCGTCGCGCGGAACAATTTTTACTGGCCTGCACGCTTTGGACCACGGGGTCGTAAACAATGAACTGCGAGTGATGAACGACGGACCGAGCTTCGCAGGCGCTTTAAGAGATGAGGGTTATAAGTGTGGGTATATCGGCAAGTGGCACTTGGACGGTGGACCTCGCACAGGGTTCACGCCGCCCGGACCGAGGCGTCTTGGTTTTGATGATTACTGGGCGGCGGCTAACTGCACGCACAACTATATGGATGGGTTTTATTATAACGACGAGCCAGAGCCAGTGTTTATTGAGGGCTATGAGCCGATTCATCAGACGGATTTAGCGATCAACTACATCTTGGAGAAAGGGCAGGACAAGGATCCCTTTTTTCTAGTGCTTTCGATCGGTTCACCACACGACCCGTATCGAGAAATGCCGGAAAATTTGTTGGATCGGTTTCCTTCGGAAGCTGTCGAATTGATGGAGACTAACAGCGTGTATGTCCCGAACGAGATCCTGCAGGCAAAGAAGGAGGCACTGGCGGGATACTATGCCCACATTGAGAGCCTTGATGAGCAGATAGCACGCCTCGAAGGAGTGCTTAAAGAGCAAGGACTATACGAAAATACGATCGTCGTCTTTACATCGGATCACGGTGACATGCTGGGCAATCATGAACAGTATTACAAGAGCCAGCCTTGGCGGGAGTCTGTTGGTATCCCGTTGTTGATGCGCTGGCCTGGCCACATTCCAGCCGGCCGTGTGACAGATGCTCCGATTAGCTTGATTGAGTTGACCAGTTCTTTGATAGCATTAGCAGGGTGTGAAATTCCTGAATCAATGCAGGGTGATGAACTGTCGGATTTGATCCTCGGTGATGAATCGGCTGCTCCCGATTCGGTCTTTATCAATTTTCCGGTCAACGTACATTGCATTCCATCACCCCCTTTTCGTGGAGTCGTTACCCGCACTCATACCTACGCTGAAACGGTGGAAGGACCTTGGTTGCTCTTTGATGACAAAGCCGATCCATTTCAGAAAAATAACTTAATCACATGGATAAATCGCGATGATGCGGAAGTAGTTGCTTTGCAAAAAGCAATGCATGAGAAGCTCCGATTTTGGTTGGGGCGCACAGGTGATACATTTGAAGATGGCGATACCATAAACGACCGCTTTCAACCTGGGCACGTAGGTGGCGTTTTGCCTCTGGCACCTAGGCCTGACTATTTCCCTGAAGGTAGAGGTGGACCCACCGCTGGGGTATGA